In the genome of Ptychodera flava strain L36383 chromosome 13, AS_Pfla_20210202, whole genome shotgun sequence, one region contains:
- the LOC139147072 gene encoding tyrosine-protein kinase receptor Tie-1-like has translation MPVECLTRGIFTFESDIWSFGVFLWELASLGEPPFADVDSSNELIRRITNGERLRKPARCQPRFYELMSECWSSPFELRPGTDDLLEEFNNMIRKRQGPFTGNMQQ, from the exons ATGCCGGTCGAGTGCCTGACAAGAGGAATATTTACATTTGAGAGTGACAT ATGGTCGTTTGGTGTTTTCTTGTGGGAACTAGCCTCCCTAG GGGAGCCACCATTTGCTGACGTTGATAGTTCAAATGAACTTATTCGACGTATAACAAATGGAGAACGTCTTAGGAAACCTGCCAGATGTCAGCCAAGATT TTACGAGTTGATGTCAGAGTGTTGGAGCTCTCCTTTTGAACTTAGACCCGGAACCGATGACCTGCTGGAGGAATTTAACAACATGATACGAAAACGTCAG GGCCCTTTCACTGGTAACATGCAACAATAA